In the genome of Bacillus sp. S3, one region contains:
- the flgL gene encoding flagellar hook-associated protein FlgL — protein sequence MSNRVTQGMLNNNFLFNLSKSNKAMEKYQDQFSSGKKINKPSDDPVTAVRSMYFRSSLNEIDQFKRNASDGLSWMESGDSALNEVTSVLHRVRELTVQGLNGTNDENSRSAIAAEINQLKEHLGEIANTQIGGKYIFAGTDVKNPPYRPDPNVQGSPKEFRNDNGEKVHLQVGHNNLVQINVLGKDIFNNDGQGGIFQVLTNIVDSFNSTGGQAGDHLVNLDAQFDNILKERSELGARMNRMELSISRIDGLEFSTTKLLSNEEDADLSKVIIDLKAQENVQHAALAAGARIIQPSLVDFLR from the coding sequence GTGAGCAATCGAGTGACTCAAGGGATGCTGAACAATAATTTTCTGTTTAACTTAAGTAAGAGCAATAAAGCAATGGAAAAATATCAGGATCAGTTTTCCTCAGGAAAAAAAATTAATAAACCATCGGACGACCCTGTGACCGCTGTTCGCAGCATGTATTTTAGGTCATCCTTAAATGAAATTGATCAATTCAAACGGAATGCCAGTGATGGCCTCTCATGGATGGAGTCAGGGGATTCGGCTTTAAATGAAGTAACCTCTGTCCTGCACCGCGTTAGGGAGCTAACCGTACAGGGGCTAAATGGAACTAATGATGAAAATTCTCGTTCAGCGATCGCAGCAGAAATTAATCAGTTAAAAGAGCACCTCGGTGAAATTGCTAATACGCAAATAGGCGGGAAGTATATTTTTGCTGGTACGGATGTGAAAAATCCTCCCTATCGCCCGGATCCGAATGTACAGGGTTCGCCGAAGGAGTTTAGGAACGATAATGGGGAAAAAGTGCATCTTCAGGTAGGACATAATAATCTCGTCCAAATTAATGTCCTTGGTAAAGATATTTTTAATAATGACGGGCAAGGTGGAATTTTTCAAGTCCTAACCAATATCGTGGATAGTTTTAATTCTACCGGAGGGCAAGCCGGTGATCATTTAGTTAATTTAGATGCACAGTTCGATAATATCCTGAAAGAACGTTCTGAACTTGGCGCACGAATGAATCGGATGGAACTGAGCATATCACGGATTGATGGGTTAGAATTTTCAACAACCAAATTATTGTCGAATGAAGAGGATGCCGATTTATCCAAGGTCATTATTGATTTAAAAGCGCAAGAAAATGTTCAGCATGCTGCTTTGGCGGCTGGCGCAAGAATCATCCAGCCATCATTAGTTGATTTCTTACGTTAA
- the flgK gene encoding flagellar hook-associated protein FlgK — MTSTFHGIELGKRALFAQQTALSTTGHNIANANTVGYTRQRADMQATNPVSIAGTKSFQLGTGVDVNKIERLREDYLDLQLRGENKNLGYWEAKSDTLSKLEELLNEPSDNGLAHVMDQFWAGWEELAKNPDSASARAVVRQKGVAVAETFNYLSGSLDQLQNDLKLVIKAKQSSINSLSSQISSLNDQISRLVPNNYQPNDLYDQRDVLIDQLSKLVDVKVSQGDNGMVNISVAGEMVVSGKTANKLEVQMSKNGDQEYVSGVTINNKPVQLQSGELLGRIEAFGTQAGGTVPDMKKKIDLLAQNFATKINEVHKSGMYLSNNNGTVELVTAANVDFFKGTSAKDLEVNPDIMKSLDMIAAAKQEASGSSSTGNGQNAQAIANIKFDASLIFNGTTSTVDDYYRNIIGQLGIDSLESQRMQSNSEVIIQQVENRRQSVSGVSIDEEMANMIKYQQAYNAAARMVTAMDQCLDKVINGMGRVGL, encoded by the coding sequence ATGACATCAACTTTTCATGGCATTGAACTTGGAAAGAGAGCGCTATTTGCTCAGCAAACGGCTCTTTCAACCACTGGCCATAACATCGCAAATGCGAATACAGTAGGATATACACGGCAGAGAGCCGATATGCAGGCGACAAATCCCGTTTCGATTGCCGGAACAAAGTCCTTTCAATTAGGAACCGGTGTGGATGTGAATAAAATTGAACGCCTTAGAGAGGATTATTTGGACCTGCAATTGCGCGGCGAAAACAAGAATCTTGGCTATTGGGAAGCGAAAAGCGATACGTTGTCCAAATTGGAAGAATTGCTCAATGAACCCTCAGATAATGGTCTTGCCCATGTAATGGATCAATTCTGGGCGGGATGGGAGGAGCTGGCGAAGAATCCGGATAGTGCGTCAGCTCGTGCTGTTGTAAGACAAAAAGGGGTAGCCGTCGCAGAAACGTTTAATTATCTGTCCGGCTCCCTAGATCAACTTCAGAATGACCTTAAACTTGTCATTAAGGCAAAACAGAGCTCCATTAACTCGCTTTCATCGCAAATTAGCAGTCTGAATGATCAAATTTCTCGGCTCGTGCCGAATAATTATCAACCGAATGATTTATACGATCAACGAGACGTACTGATTGATCAGCTTTCGAAGCTTGTGGATGTGAAAGTTTCCCAGGGTGATAATGGCATGGTCAACATTTCGGTGGCGGGTGAAATGGTTGTTTCCGGTAAAACCGCAAATAAATTAGAAGTCCAAATGTCAAAAAACGGTGATCAAGAGTATGTCTCTGGTGTGACCATTAATAATAAACCAGTTCAATTACAATCCGGAGAACTTTTAGGCAGAATTGAAGCGTTTGGAACGCAAGCGGGTGGTACAGTTCCTGACATGAAGAAAAAAATTGACTTATTAGCGCAGAACTTTGCTACTAAAATCAATGAAGTTCATAAAAGCGGGATGTACCTATCTAATAACAATGGAACGGTTGAATTAGTAACAGCAGCAAATGTTGACTTTTTTAAGGGGACCAGTGCGAAAGATTTAGAGGTTAATCCCGATATCATGAAATCATTAGACATGATTGCGGCTGCTAAACAAGAAGCTTCCGGAAGTTCCTCCACTGGAAATGGTCAAAATGCGCAAGCAATTGCCAATATCAAATTTGATGCCAGTCTAATTTTTAATGGAACGACCAGTACGGTGGATGACTATTATCGCAATATTATCGGTCAGTTAGGGATTGATTCACTTGAATCCCAGCGGATGCAAAGTAACTCAGAAGTGATTATCCAGCAGGTAGAAAATCGCCGCCAATCCGTCTCAGGTGTTTCGATTGATGAAGAAATGGCCAATATGATTAAATACCAGCAGGCCTATAACGCTGCGGCACGTATGGTCACCGCAATGGATCAATGCTTAGATAAAGTAATCAACGGCATGGGCCGGGTAGGATTGTAG
- a CDS encoding flagellar brake protein — translation MYPKVNQNIIINILSEGIVCRSIVADIGEDEILIGQPMNGKMFGLTRGSRIAISYMTSENKYKFEAFIIGRKKDNIPLYRITKPKRNEIEKIQRRDNFRVPTNLPVKIDKFDVQTINISAGGMLLSCIHEFPFHEGEFLSGTLSIPKTNPISFKAVIKRISLSEELELKQVGVKFTVLDKKDEAKIVQYCFDKQRQARLADRNSNSFK, via the coding sequence ATGTATCCGAAAGTAAATCAGAATATTATAATAAACATTTTGAGTGAAGGCATCGTCTGCCGTTCAATCGTAGCGGATATTGGCGAGGATGAGATTCTGATTGGTCAGCCAATGAATGGGAAAATGTTCGGTCTGACAAGGGGCAGCAGAATTGCCATTTCCTACATGACGAGTGAAAATAAGTACAAATTTGAAGCGTTCATTATTGGAAGAAAGAAGGATAATATCCCTTTATATCGGATTACAAAACCGAAAAGAAACGAAATTGAAAAGATTCAACGCCGCGATAATTTTCGTGTCCCAACCAATTTACCTGTTAAAATAGACAAATTCGACGTACAAACCATTAATATTAGTGCTGGAGGAATGTTGCTATCCTGCATACATGAATTTCCATTTCATGAGGGGGAATTTCTATCTGGAACTTTATCAATTCCTAAGACAAATCCCATTTCCTTTAAAGCAGTAATCAAACGGATTAGCTTGTCAGAGGAACTTGAATTAAAACAGGTTGGCGTAAAGTTTACCGTTTTAGATAAAAAGGATGAGGCAAAAATTGTCCAATACTGTTTTGATAAGCAAAGACAAGCAAGATTAGCAGATAGAAATTCTAATTCTTTCAAATAA
- a CDS encoding flagellar protein FlgN, with translation MEPFAKLIQTLESMITVHTQLLDLVKEKRDLLIEGGMQGLTALIQLENKCADEIQKLDQQRMEQVHLYMTQMGHYGQSNTLEDVIKLQNDVETKSQLHLIARKLRALVEEVSQVNENNQQLIQTSLSYIHYSIGMLIPKEPAIGYGPNAVKRTTSFLDAKI, from the coding sequence ATGGAACCTTTCGCTAAATTAATTCAGACGTTGGAGTCGATGATTACTGTTCATACACAACTACTAGATTTGGTTAAAGAGAAACGTGATTTACTAATTGAAGGCGGTATGCAGGGCCTCACAGCTCTAATTCAACTTGAAAATAAATGTGCGGATGAAATTCAAAAACTTGATCAACAAAGAATGGAACAAGTTCATCTTTATATGACTCAAATGGGACATTACGGTCAATCAAACACACTCGAGGATGTAATCAAGCTACAAAATGATGTTGAAACCAAGTCCCAATTACATTTGATTGCAAGAAAGCTCCGGGCTTTAGTGGAGGAAGTCTCTCAGGTGAATGAAAACAATCAGCAGTTAATTCAAACATCGCTTTCCTATATTCACTATTCGATTGGAATGCTGATTCCGAAAGAGCCGGCAATTGGCTACGGCCCGAACGCCGTCAAAAGGACGACAAGCTTTTTAGATGCGAAAATTTAG